The Syngnathus scovelli strain Florida chromosome 18, RoL_Ssco_1.2, whole genome shotgun sequence genome contains a region encoding:
- the LOC125985664 gene encoding palmitoyltransferase ZDHHC20-B isoform X1 → MAPMHVLRCCQRGLAWIPVIFIALVVCWSYYAYVVELCIFTITSIGKQVVYLIFFHFSFIMFVWSYWKTIFTKPANPSKEFCLAKAEKERYEKEERPESQQEILCRAAASLPLYTRTGAGAIRYCDRCQVIKPDRCHHCSACDMCVLKMDHHCPWVNNCVGFSNYKFFILFLAYSLLYCLFIAATVLQYFIKFWTLCRRKSAENCPKNDLQETHSHAKFHVLFLFFVAAMFCISILSLFSYHLWLVGKNRSTIEAFRAPVFRTGSDKNGFSLGFRKNIAQVFGDQKKYWLLPVLTSQGDGLTFPTRLVNADIEQPTAVSSSEPNKSEVIVSPLSESHNRLLNNEQHTNSTVQHVAGSPIKSAPNDTIAIAISMESES, encoded by the exons ATGGCGCCCATGCACGTACTGAGATGCTGTCAACGGGGATTAGCCTGGATACCTGTGATTTTCATCGCTTTGGTCGTCTGCTGGTCCTATTATGCCTACGTGGTGGAGCTTTGCATAT TCACCATCACTAGTATAGGAAAGCagg TTGTATACCTCATCTTCTTCCATTTCTCCTTCATCATGTTTGTGTGGTCATACTGGaagaccatcttcacaaagcctgCCAACCCTTCCAAAGAG TTCTGCTTGGCCAAGGCGGAGAAGGAGCGCTACGAGAAGGAAGAGCGGCCAGAATCCCAGCAAGAGATCCTGTGTCGAGCCGCTGCCAGTTTACCACTTTATACCCGCACCGGAGCAGGAG CAATTCGTTACTGCGACCGCTGTCAAGTTATCAAGCCCGACCGTTGTCACCACTGCTCCGCGTGCGACAT GTGTGTGCTAAAGATGGACCACCATTGTCCCTG GGTGAACAACTGTGTGGGCTTCTCCAATTACAAGTTCTTCATCCTCTTCTTGGCCTACTCGCttctttactgcttgttcaTCGCAGCCACCGTGCTGCAGTATTTCATCAAGTTCTGGACC CTTTGCCGGAGAAAATCGGCTGAGAACTGTCCAAAG AATGACCTGCAGGAAACTCACTCACACGCCAAATTCCATGTCTTGTTTCTCTTTTTTGTGGCGGCCATGTTCTGCATCAGTATTCTCTCCCTCTTCAGCTACCACCTGTGGCTCGTTGGAAAGAACCGCTCCACCATCG AGGCGTTCAGAGCGCCCGTCTTTAGGACTGGGTCCGACAAGAATGGCTTTTCGTTGGGGTTCCGGAAAAATATAGCTCAGGTGTTTGGAGACCAGAAGAAGTATTGGCTACTACCAGTCTTAACCAG TCAAGGAGACGGTCTGACGTTCCCCACTCGGCTCGTCAACGCCGACATCGAGCAGCCGACAGCCGTCTCGTCCTCGGAGCCTAATAAAAG CGAAGTGATAGTGAGCCCACTCAGCGAGTCGCACAACCGCCTCCTGAACAATGAGCAGCACACCAACAGCACGGTACAACACGTGGCTGGTAGTCCCATCAAGTCAG CCCCAAATGACACCATCGCCATCGCCATCTCCATGGAGAGTGAGTCCTAA
- the LOC125985664 gene encoding palmitoyltransferase ZDHHC20-B isoform X2, giving the protein MAPMHVLRCCQRGLAWIPVIFIALVVCWSYYAYVVELCIFTITSIGKQVVYLIFFHFSFIMFVWSYWKTIFTKPANPSKEFCLAKAEKERYEKEERPESQQEILCRAAASLPLYTRTGAGAIRYCDRCQVIKPDRCHHCSACDMCVLKMDHHCPWVNNCVGFSNYKFFILFLAYSLLYCLFIAATVLQYFIKFWTNDLQETHSHAKFHVLFLFFVAAMFCISILSLFSYHLWLVGKNRSTIEAFRAPVFRTGSDKNGFSLGFRKNIAQVFGDQKKYWLLPVLTSQGDGLTFPTRLVNADIEQPTAVSSSEPNKSEVIVSPLSESHNRLLNNEQHTNSTVQHVAGSPIKSAPNDTIAIAISMESES; this is encoded by the exons ATGGCGCCCATGCACGTACTGAGATGCTGTCAACGGGGATTAGCCTGGATACCTGTGATTTTCATCGCTTTGGTCGTCTGCTGGTCCTATTATGCCTACGTGGTGGAGCTTTGCATAT TCACCATCACTAGTATAGGAAAGCagg TTGTATACCTCATCTTCTTCCATTTCTCCTTCATCATGTTTGTGTGGTCATACTGGaagaccatcttcacaaagcctgCCAACCCTTCCAAAGAG TTCTGCTTGGCCAAGGCGGAGAAGGAGCGCTACGAGAAGGAAGAGCGGCCAGAATCCCAGCAAGAGATCCTGTGTCGAGCCGCTGCCAGTTTACCACTTTATACCCGCACCGGAGCAGGAG CAATTCGTTACTGCGACCGCTGTCAAGTTATCAAGCCCGACCGTTGTCACCACTGCTCCGCGTGCGACAT GTGTGTGCTAAAGATGGACCACCATTGTCCCTG GGTGAACAACTGTGTGGGCTTCTCCAATTACAAGTTCTTCATCCTCTTCTTGGCCTACTCGCttctttactgcttgttcaTCGCAGCCACCGTGCTGCAGTATTTCATCAAGTTCTGGACC AATGACCTGCAGGAAACTCACTCACACGCCAAATTCCATGTCTTGTTTCTCTTTTTTGTGGCGGCCATGTTCTGCATCAGTATTCTCTCCCTCTTCAGCTACCACCTGTGGCTCGTTGGAAAGAACCGCTCCACCATCG AGGCGTTCAGAGCGCCCGTCTTTAGGACTGGGTCCGACAAGAATGGCTTTTCGTTGGGGTTCCGGAAAAATATAGCTCAGGTGTTTGGAGACCAGAAGAAGTATTGGCTACTACCAGTCTTAACCAG TCAAGGAGACGGTCTGACGTTCCCCACTCGGCTCGTCAACGCCGACATCGAGCAGCCGACAGCCGTCTCGTCCTCGGAGCCTAATAAAAG CGAAGTGATAGTGAGCCCACTCAGCGAGTCGCACAACCGCCTCCTGAACAATGAGCAGCACACCAACAGCACGGTACAACACGTGGCTGGTAGTCCCATCAAGTCAG CCCCAAATGACACCATCGCCATCGCCATCTCCATGGAGAGTGAGTCCTAA